One genomic window of bacterium includes the following:
- the gatA gene encoding Asp-tRNA(Asn)/Glu-tRNA(Gln) amidotransferase subunit GatA: MELFELTAHEVRDLIRKREVSIAEVTDSVMKRVAAVEPSVQAYVTVLDDVAKEMAAAAQQKLDSGAKDDLLGIPIALKDNMCTKGIRTTCASKILYNYEPPYDATVVEKLKSIGAIFSGKANMDEFAMGSSTENSGFFPTHNPWNLDCVPGGSSGGSAAAVAAGEAFAALGSDTGGSIRLPASYCGVVGMKPTYGRVSRYGLVAYASSLDQIGPITKDVTDCALMMNALAGHDPLDSTSVVLDVPDYTASLKEDVKGLRVGVPKEFMAEGTDPAVRDAVMKAVNVLADNGAIVEETSLPSVDYGLAVYYIIAPAEASSNLARYDGIKYGLRVTDESHIGLTELTRERGFGAEVIQRIMIGTYTLSAGYYDAYYLKAQKARTLVRQDFDKAFEKYDVLATPVCPTVAFKIGEKADDPMAMKLSDVCTITINLAGVPAISVPCGFKDGLPIGLQLIGKPFGEEKILHTAYAYELRTDWHKKRAVL, translated from the coding sequence ATGGAACTCTTTGAGCTGACCGCACATGAAGTGCGAGACCTGATAAGAAAACGCGAAGTGAGTATTGCCGAGGTTACGGATTCGGTGATGAAGCGGGTTGCCGCTGTAGAACCGTCTGTTCAAGCCTATGTGACTGTTTTGGATGATGTTGCCAAAGAAATGGCCGCCGCCGCCCAGCAGAAGCTGGATAGCGGGGCAAAGGATGACCTTTTGGGTATCCCGATTGCCCTCAAGGACAACATGTGCACCAAAGGCATTCGTACCACCTGCGCATCTAAGATTTTGTATAACTACGAGCCGCCTTATGATGCGACGGTTGTCGAGAAATTAAAGTCAATCGGCGCGATCTTTTCCGGCAAAGCCAATATGGATGAGTTCGCAATGGGATCTTCGACCGAGAATTCCGGTTTCTTCCCGACGCATAACCCTTGGAACTTAGATTGTGTTCCAGGAGGTTCGTCTGGAGGTAGTGCTGCTGCTGTTGCTGCCGGTGAAGCCTTTGCTGCTCTTGGTTCGGACACAGGCGGTTCCATTCGGCTTCCGGCCTCATATTGCGGAGTGGTTGGGATGAAGCCAACCTATGGGCGCGTTTCGCGCTATGGGCTGGTAGCTTATGCTTCTTCGTTGGATCAGATAGGGCCGATTACCAAGGATGTTACCGATTGCGCGCTTATGATGAACGCATTGGCAGGCCACGACCCCCTCGATTCGACTTCAGTTGTTCTCGATGTGCCGGACTATACCGCCTCATTAAAGGAGGACGTTAAGGGATTGCGCGTTGGGGTTCCGAAGGAGTTCATGGCAGAGGGCACTGACCCGGCTGTTCGAGATGCCGTTATGAAGGCGGTCAACGTCTTAGCTGATAATGGTGCAATTGTCGAGGAGACATCATTGCCCTCGGTTGATTATGGGTTGGCGGTCTATTATATTATTGCACCCGCAGAAGCTAGTAGCAACTTGGCTCGATATGACGGCATTAAATATGGTTTGAGGGTTACAGATGAAAGCCATATCGGGCTGACTGAACTTACTCGGGAGAGAGGTTTTGGCGCTGAAGTCATCCAGCGCATAATGATCGGCACTTATACCCTATCGGCAGGCTACTATGATGCCTATTATTTAAAGGCACAGAAAGCGCGAACCCTCGTGCGACAGGACTTTGATAAAGCATTTGAAAAATATGATGTTCTAGCGACTCCCGTCTGCCCGACGGTAGCGTTTAAGATAGGGGAAAAGGCTGATGACCCCATGGCGATGAAGCTGAGTGATGTATGTACTATTACGATCAACTTAGCCGGTGTCCCCGCTATCAGCGTTCCCTGTGGGTTTAAAGACGGCCTTCCAATCGGATTGCAGTTAATAGGTAAGCCTTTCGGCGAGGAGAAAATCCTCCACACTGCCTACGCCTACGAACTACGCACCGACTGGCATAAGAAAAGGGCTGTGCTGTAA
- the gatC gene encoding Asp-tRNA(Asn)/Glu-tRNA(Gln) amidotransferase subunit GatC yields the protein MALIIEDVRHVAKLARLALTEEEMVRLLGHLNALMEHFTKLQELDTTQIEPTSHSIPILNVFREDQTRCSLLPESFLRNAPEAEDNLFIVPRIVEDEG from the coding sequence TTGGCTCTTATTATAGAAGATGTGCGTCATGTGGCTAAGCTTGCAAGGTTGGCGCTGACGGAAGAGGAAATGGTTAGGCTGCTCGGCCATCTTAATGCTCTCATGGAGCACTTCACTAAGCTTCAGGAGCTTGACACAACTCAAATCGAGCCTACTTCCCACTCAATCCCGATTCTCAACGTTTTTCGAGAGGATCAAACAAGATGCTCGCTGCTGCCTGAGTCATTCTTGCGGAATGCTCCGGAGGCTGAGGACAACTTATTTATCGTGCCGCGTATTGTGGAGGATGAGGGCTAA